The Methanofollis sp. nucleotide sequence GAGGATACCTTCTATGATCATGGTGAATTCAGCCTGTATGATCTGGGCGGTGCGCCATATGTTAATGCTCCCTGCATCCCCATCCATATCAGATGGAGCGCTACTGGTTTGGGGACATCGAAGAGGGCGTCTGCCGCCCTGCTGAGACCGGCCCCGCAGCCCTTGCCCGGCGAATAGAGACGTTCGGGTCCGAACTCGGGAGGCCCGACTGGAGACAGGCGCAGGCCTGCGGTGCGGTCAGGGACCGTGCCGAGTATATCGCCGTCCTGCAGGCAGGATGCATGGAAAGGGCGCAGGCGCGGGTGGCGGCCGAACTCTCCGGCAAGGATGTCGAACTCCTCCAGATGGTCAGAACCCTCGACGAGATCGATCATGTCGCAAATCTCCTGCTTGAGCGGGCCGTCGACTGGCATGCCGTTCTCGACCCGGCCTTCACCAGGAAGTACAAAAGGGGCGGCAAGGCCCTTGCCGGGCGGATACAGAGGAGTCCCTCGCCGGCCCTGAGGGCGGTCGGGGGCGAGATCGAGAACCTCGGCGAACTGCGGAACCGCCTGATGCGCGAGGTCTCCCGGCGTGCCGACGCCGTCCTCCCGAACACGAGCGCCCTCGTCGGCGGCCTCGTGGCGGCGCGGCTCATGGCCGAGGCCGGCGGCCTCTCTCCCCTTGCCCGGATGCCTGCGGCAACCATCCAGGTGCTGGGGGCGCGGACCGCCATCTTCTCCCATATCCGCGGCAACGCCCCTTCCCCGAAGCACGGCGTCATCTTCCAGCACCGTCGGGTGCACAATGCCCCGAAAGAGGTGCGGGGTCGGGTGGCGCGGGTGCTTGCGGCGAAACTTGCCATTGCCGCACGCATCGACTACTTCAGGGGCGAACTCGATACGGCTTTTGTCGAAGG carries:
- a CDS encoding RNA-processing protein, producing the protein MERYWFGDIEEGVCRPAETGPAALARRIETFGSELGRPDWRQAQACGAVRDRAEYIAVLQAGCMERAQARVAAELSGKDVELLQMVRTLDEIDHVANLLLERAVDWHAVLDPAFTRKYKRGGKALAGRIQRSPSPALRAVGGEIENLGELRNRLMREVSRRADAVLPNTSALVGGLVAARLMAEAGGLSPLARMPAATIQVLGARTAIFSHIRGNAPSPKHGVIFQHRRVHNAPKEVRGRVARVLAAKLAIAARIDYFRGELDTAFVEGAQTRIDAAGVSA